From a single Candidatus Izimaplasma bacterium HR1 genomic region:
- the dcuR gene encoding Transcriptional regulatory protein DcuR, with the protein MKLRIVIVEDDPMVAHIHRHYLNELKNFEIIKVIDNGLEAFEFIKENENDIDLVILDVQMPKLNGLEVLKILREEGNDVSVIPITAVNDNKTISEFLNLGVVDYLVKPFSQERFNQAVYRCELKYKMFQENGKLSQKEIDQMFNTSSDSNLPKGLQENTLNYIVSILNDHKKELLDVEEISGITNLSKVSLRKYLDYLTEISSIEKRIDYGTVGRPKYKYYIK; encoded by the coding sequence ATGAAATTAAGAATTGTAATTGTCGAAGACGACCCTATGGTAGCACATATTCATAGACACTATTTAAATGAGCTTAAAAACTTTGAAATTATCAAAGTAATTGATAATGGTTTAGAAGCTTTTGAGTTTATTAAGGAAAATGAAAATGACATCGATCTAGTAATCCTTGATGTTCAAATGCCAAAACTAAATGGACTAGAAGTATTGAAAATTTTACGAGAAGAAGGCAATGATGTTTCAGTGATTCCAATCACTGCTGTTAACGACAATAAAACGATTAGCGAATTCCTTAATCTTGGTGTAGTAGATTACTTAGTTAAACCTTTCTCACAAGAAAGATTTAATCAGGCAGTATATCGTTGTGAACTCAAATACAAAATGTTTCAAGAGAATGGAAAACTATCTCAAAAAGAGATTGACCAAATGTTCAACACCTCAAGTGACTCCAATTTACCAAAAGGTCTTCAAGAAAATACACTTAACTACATAGTATCAATTCTGAATGACCACAAAAAGGAACTGCTAGATGTAGAAGAAATCTCAGGTATCACTAATCTAAGTAAAGTTTCACTACGTAAGTATTTAGATTATTTAACAGAGATAAGTAGTATTGAAAAAAGAATTGATTATGGAACAGTTGGTCGTCCAAAGTACAAATACTATATCAAATAG
- the dcuS gene encoding Sensor histidine kinase DcuS produces the protein MSIYFNEINRRSDKMKIKRNDRFIFLMSLLLTFSFILLAVYIIVEEFGHIESVYEKDLYNIANIIADDEVVIEKIKSGDNSLDTYVDKYYENVEDLSLIIILDMNNIRYAHPNDVELGNECDQIEVSDIYNGEPYIGSYVDENNVKSIRAFVPIYDGDTQIGVASTGILQGDVNALKLSKTTTILLAFGFGLIVSLVSLTWLLNRFKSELLGFAPTEIALLYAENKSVIEQLNEAVISVDDNYKITTLNKKAKKMFDLSDSIIGKDAEKVISFIDFKTIIDGNEYVVNKYRKINDDKLLMNAFPLYLEDKIIGATAVFRSHLEVDSLVDQITGYQQMSVALRSQKHEFQNKLHVVLGLIKMKDYEKAENYIMENVYKTNLASDYYTSRLKDDRILALFIGKEIQSKQFNAQLLLTSDSYLTKVHNPINSDDIVIVLGNLIDNSFEAYVNKDMENKRIVVDIFEDEEKIKITVIDQAGGVDPEVINNMFERGVSTKNGDSRGTGLSLVGEIVNVYSGEKTVQSSEKETKIEIILMKVNL, from the coding sequence ATGAGTATATACTTTAACGAAATAAATAGAAGAAGTGATAAAATGAAAATAAAAAGAAATGATAGATTCATTTTTTTAATGTCTTTATTACTTACGTTTTCGTTCATCTTGTTAGCAGTTTATATTATAGTAGAAGAGTTTGGTCATATTGAAAGTGTGTATGAGAAGGACTTATATAACATAGCTAACATTATTGCAGACGATGAGGTAGTAATTGAAAAAATTAAAAGTGGAGATAACTCATTAGATACTTATGTTGATAAGTATTATGAGAATGTCGAAGATTTATCTTTAATAATTATTTTAGATATGAACAATATACGATATGCTCATCCTAATGATGTTGAGTTAGGTAATGAATGTGATCAAATTGAGGTTTCTGATATTTATAATGGTGAACCTTATATTGGTAGTTATGTAGATGAAAACAATGTAAAAAGTATTAGAGCTTTTGTTCCGATTTATGATGGTGATACACAAATTGGTGTAGCAAGTACCGGTATTTTACAAGGTGATGTGAACGCACTTAAACTTAGTAAAACTACAACAATCCTTTTAGCTTTTGGCTTTGGATTAATCGTTTCATTAGTTTCACTTACTTGGCTGCTAAATAGATTTAAGAGTGAACTATTAGGCTTTGCACCTACAGAGATAGCGCTACTATATGCTGAAAACAAATCAGTAATTGAGCAATTAAATGAAGCCGTAATATCTGTTGATGATAATTATAAAATTACCACTTTAAACAAAAAAGCGAAGAAAATGTTCGATTTATCAGATTCGATAATTGGTAAAGACGCAGAAAAAGTTATTTCGTTTATTGATTTTAAAACTATCATTGATGGAAATGAATACGTCGTTAATAAATATCGAAAAATCAATGATGACAAACTATTAATGAATGCATTTCCGCTATATCTTGAAGATAAAATTATTGGGGCTACTGCTGTATTTAGATCACATCTAGAAGTCGATTCTTTAGTTGACCAGATAACAGGATATCAACAAATGTCGGTTGCTCTGAGATCGCAAAAACATGAATTTCAGAATAAACTTCATGTTGTTCTCGGACTTATCAAAATGAAAGATTATGAGAAGGCAGAAAACTACATAATGGAAAATGTCTATAAGACAAATCTTGCTAGTGATTACTATACATCTAGACTAAAAGATGATCGAATTTTAGCACTATTTATTGGTAAGGAAATTCAGTCGAAGCAATTCAACGCACAACTACTATTAACTAGTGATTCATATCTAACCAAAGTACATAATCCGATTAACTCTGATGATATTGTAATTGTTCTTGGAAACTTAATTGATAATTCTTTTGAAGCTTATGTGAATAAGGATATGGAAAATAAGAGAATAGTGGTAGACATATTTGAAGATGAAGAGAAAATAAAGATTACGGTCATCGATCAAGCTGGTGGAGTTGATCCAGAAGTTATCAACAATATGTTTGAAAGAGGAGTTAGTACTAAAAATGGAGACAGTAGGGGTACAGGACTAAGTCTTGTAGGGGAAATAGTAAATGTGTACAGTGGTGAAAAAACTGTGCAAAGCTCAGAAAAAGAAACAAAAATCGAAATTATATTAATGAAGGTGAACTTATGA
- the hndA_2 gene encoding NADP-reducing hydrogenase subunit HndA, producing the protein MSEINLNIDELDKDLLAELDIYIASLQDPRGTLINVLHRAQILFGYIPHNLQLYISRKLDLNAARVNGVVSFYSYFSEEKTGKNVVSVCMGTACYVKGSEKVLHKCLDILKVGKNEITEDGLFTVRDVRCIGACGLAPVLTVGEKVYGHVDADMVEGILNRYRGEEDGN; encoded by the coding sequence ATGAGTGAAATCAACTTAAACATTGATGAACTTGATAAGGATTTATTAGCTGAACTTGATATATATATTGCAAGTTTACAAGATCCTAGGGGGACGTTGATCAATGTATTACACCGTGCACAAATACTGTTTGGGTACATTCCTCATAACTTACAACTTTATATTTCAAGAAAGTTAGATTTAAATGCAGCAAGAGTGAATGGGGTTGTTAGTTTTTATTCTTATTTTAGTGAAGAGAAAACTGGTAAAAATGTTGTTAGTGTTTGTATGGGTACCGCATGTTATGTAAAAGGCTCAGAAAAAGTATTACATAAATGCTTAGACATTTTAAAAGTTGGCAAAAACGAAATTACTGAAGATGGTTTATTTACTGTTAGAGACGTAAGATGTATTGGAGCATGTGGTTTAGCACCAGTTCTTACTGTCGGTGAGAAAGTTTATGGCCATGTAGATGCAGATATGGTTGAAGGAATCTTGAATCGATATCGAGGTGAAGAAGATGGCAATTAA
- the hndB_2 gene encoding NADP-reducing hydrogenase subunit HndB, which translates to MAIKSLDELRKLRASLQDKVNLREKGEVEDSKLVEVLVGMGTCGIAAGARDTFNKLLEVIEELKLGEVKVISVGCIGFCHAEPTIQINIPGQEPVIYGKITEGKVKELVDTVIIKRELLDENYLIKSFNKAVV; encoded by the coding sequence ATGGCAATTAAGAGTTTAGATGAATTAAGAAAATTACGTGCTAGTTTACAAGATAAAGTAAACTTACGTGAAAAAGGTGAAGTTGAAGATAGTAAACTAGTTGAAGTTTTAGTAGGTATGGGTACTTGTGGTATCGCTGCTGGCGCTAGAGATACTTTCAATAAGCTTTTAGAAGTTATTGAGGAATTAAAATTAGGTGAAGTAAAAGTAATTAGTGTTGGATGTATTGGTTTTTGCCATGCAGAACCTACTATTCAAATAAATATTCCTGGACAAGAACCTGTTATATACGGGAAAATTACTGAAGGTAAAGTTAAAGAATTAGTAGACACTGTAATCATTAAACGAGAATTACTTGATGAAAACTACTTAATAAAATCGTTTAATAAGGCGGTGGTTTAA